A genome region from Euphorbia lathyris chromosome 4, ddEupLath1.1, whole genome shotgun sequence includes the following:
- the LOC136227598 gene encoding synaptotagmin-3 isoform X2, translating into MGFLTTLLGVLGFAFGLPIGLLLGFFLFVYSKPLNVKDPDVRPLHELDSNMLDEILPEIPLWVKCPDYERVDWLNKFLLDMWPYLDKAICATIKTTAKPIFAEYIGKYGIEAIEFKHMTLGTLPPALYGMKVYETNEKDLVMEPVMRWAGNPDIVLVLKLMSLQFTVQLVDLQIFAAPRITLKPLVPTFPCFANIEVSLMERDTIKKQVAHLYLWPQFLEIPVLDASTVAVKKPVGILHVKVVRAMKLLKADILGTSDPYVKLSLTGEKLTTKKTTVKKKNLNPEWNENFKIVVKDPQSQALQVEVFDWDKVGGHDRLGRQMVPLKALTAYDMKEFTLDLLKDTNISDPRDKKKRGQVVVELTYVPFKQDSKKSNEDSDCGSDNEEEVSISGAGLLSVIVQGAEDVEGENHNNPYALVLFRGETKKTKMIKKTRDPRWNEEFQYTLDQPPLHEKIRIEIMSKRMRFSFRSKESLGHVEINLGDVVHNGRINEKYHLIDSKHGVIHVEIRWDTV; encoded by the exons ATGGGATTCTTGACCACTTTGTTGGGTGTTCTTGGCTTTGCTTTCGGACTTCCTATTGGACTTCTACTCGGCTTCTTCCTCTTTGTCTATTCTAAACCTCTAAATGTCAAG GATCCAGATGTTAGGCCTCTTCATGAATTAGACTCGAATATGTTGGATGAAATTCTTCCAGAGATTCCGTTATGGGTGAAATGCCCAGATTATGAACGG GTAGATTGGTTGAACAAGTTTCTGTTGGATATGTGGCCTTACCTTGATAAG GCGATCTGTGCTACCATAAAAACCACAGCAAAGCCTATATTTGCAGAGTATATCGGGAAATACGGGATTGAAGCTATTGAATTTAAGCATATGACCCTTGGAACTCTTCCTCCAGCGCTTTATG GTATGAAAGTCTACGAAACGAATGAGAAGGATTTAGTCATGGAACCGGTAATGAGGTGGGCTGGAAATCCAGACATTGTTTTGGTGTTAAAGCTAATGTCTCTGCAATTTACAGTTCAG TTAGTTGATTTGCAAATATTCGCGGCACCACGGATAACTTTGAAACCTCTAGTACCAACATTTCCATGTTTTGCAAACATTGAAGTATCCTTGATGGAAAGG GATACGATCAAAAAACAAGTAGCACACCTCTACCTTTGGCCTCAATTTCTTGAAATACCAGTCCTCGATGCATCAAC cGTGGCTGTAAAGAAGCCTGTGGGAATACTGCATGTGAAGGTTGTGCGGGCAATGAAACTCTTAAAGGCTGATATCTTGGGAACATCTGATCCCTATGTCAAACTCAGCCTGACTGGAGAAAAGCTTACCACAAAGAAGACCACAgtcaagaagaaaaatttgaATCCTGAGTGGAACGAGAACTTCAAGATTGTTGTCAAGGATCCTCAATCTCAGGCACTTCAAGTAGAAGTTTTCGATTGGGATAAG GTGGGCGGACATGACAGATTAGGAAGGCAGATGGTTCCCCTGAAGGCGCTGACAGCATATGACATGAAGGAATTTACTCTTGATTTGCTGAAAGACACTAATATTTCTGATCCTCGAGACAAGAAGAAAAGAGGGCAAGTTGTGGTtgagctgacctatgtgccctTCAAACAAGATAGTAAAAAGTCGAATGAAGACTCGGATTGTGGAAGTGATAATGAGGAAGAGGTATCGATCAGCGGTGCAGGTTTACTTTCAGTTATCGTTCAAGGAGCCGAAGATGTAGAAGGAGAGAACCACAATAATCCATATGCTCTAGTCCTTTTCCGGGGAGAAACAAAGAAAACTAAG ATGATTAAAAAAACTCGTGATCCGCGCTGGAACGAGGAATTTCAGTACACACTTGATCAACCTCCTTTACATGAAAAGATTCGCATTGAGATTATGAGCAAGCGGATGCGCTTTAGTTTTCGATCGAAG GAATCACTGGGACATGTGGAGATAAATCTGGGAGATGTTGTGCATAACGGACGGATCAACGAGAAATATCATCTAATCGATTCGAAGCATGGAGTTATACATGTCGAGATTCGATGGGATACAGTTTAA
- the LOC136227598 gene encoding synaptotagmin-3 isoform X1: MGFLTTLLGVLGFAFGLPIGLLLGFFLFVYSKPLNVKDPDVRPLHELDSNMLDEILPEIPLWVKCPDYERVDWLNKFLLDMWPYLDKAICATIKTTAKPIFAEYIGKYGIEAIEFKHMTLGTLPPALYGMKVYETNEKDLVMEPVMRWAGNPDIVLVLKLMSLQFTVQLVDLQIFAAPRITLKPLVPTFPCFANIEVSLMERPHVDFGLKILGGDVMSIPGLYRLVQDTIKKQVAHLYLWPQFLEIPVLDASTVAVKKPVGILHVKVVRAMKLLKADILGTSDPYVKLSLTGEKLTTKKTTVKKKNLNPEWNENFKIVVKDPQSQALQVEVFDWDKVGGHDRLGRQMVPLKALTAYDMKEFTLDLLKDTNISDPRDKKKRGQVVVELTYVPFKQDSKKSNEDSDCGSDNEEEVSISGAGLLSVIVQGAEDVEGENHNNPYALVLFRGETKKTKMIKKTRDPRWNEEFQYTLDQPPLHEKIRIEIMSKRMRFSFRSKESLGHVEINLGDVVHNGRINEKYHLIDSKHGVIHVEIRWDTV; the protein is encoded by the exons ATGGGATTCTTGACCACTTTGTTGGGTGTTCTTGGCTTTGCTTTCGGACTTCCTATTGGACTTCTACTCGGCTTCTTCCTCTTTGTCTATTCTAAACCTCTAAATGTCAAG GATCCAGATGTTAGGCCTCTTCATGAATTAGACTCGAATATGTTGGATGAAATTCTTCCAGAGATTCCGTTATGGGTGAAATGCCCAGATTATGAACGG GTAGATTGGTTGAACAAGTTTCTGTTGGATATGTGGCCTTACCTTGATAAG GCGATCTGTGCTACCATAAAAACCACAGCAAAGCCTATATTTGCAGAGTATATCGGGAAATACGGGATTGAAGCTATTGAATTTAAGCATATGACCCTTGGAACTCTTCCTCCAGCGCTTTATG GTATGAAAGTCTACGAAACGAATGAGAAGGATTTAGTCATGGAACCGGTAATGAGGTGGGCTGGAAATCCAGACATTGTTTTGGTGTTAAAGCTAATGTCTCTGCAATTTACAGTTCAG TTAGTTGATTTGCAAATATTCGCGGCACCACGGATAACTTTGAAACCTCTAGTACCAACATTTCCATGTTTTGCAAACATTGAAGTATCCTTGATGGAAAGG CCTCATGTAGATTTCGGACTAAAGATTCTGGGAGGGGATGTAATGTCAATACCTGGTCTTTACCGTCTTGTTCAG GATACGATCAAAAAACAAGTAGCACACCTCTACCTTTGGCCTCAATTTCTTGAAATACCAGTCCTCGATGCATCAAC cGTGGCTGTAAAGAAGCCTGTGGGAATACTGCATGTGAAGGTTGTGCGGGCAATGAAACTCTTAAAGGCTGATATCTTGGGAACATCTGATCCCTATGTCAAACTCAGCCTGACTGGAGAAAAGCTTACCACAAAGAAGACCACAgtcaagaagaaaaatttgaATCCTGAGTGGAACGAGAACTTCAAGATTGTTGTCAAGGATCCTCAATCTCAGGCACTTCAAGTAGAAGTTTTCGATTGGGATAAG GTGGGCGGACATGACAGATTAGGAAGGCAGATGGTTCCCCTGAAGGCGCTGACAGCATATGACATGAAGGAATTTACTCTTGATTTGCTGAAAGACACTAATATTTCTGATCCTCGAGACAAGAAGAAAAGAGGGCAAGTTGTGGTtgagctgacctatgtgccctTCAAACAAGATAGTAAAAAGTCGAATGAAGACTCGGATTGTGGAAGTGATAATGAGGAAGAGGTATCGATCAGCGGTGCAGGTTTACTTTCAGTTATCGTTCAAGGAGCCGAAGATGTAGAAGGAGAGAACCACAATAATCCATATGCTCTAGTCCTTTTCCGGGGAGAAACAAAGAAAACTAAG ATGATTAAAAAAACTCGTGATCCGCGCTGGAACGAGGAATTTCAGTACACACTTGATCAACCTCCTTTACATGAAAAGATTCGCATTGAGATTATGAGCAAGCGGATGCGCTTTAGTTTTCGATCGAAG GAATCACTGGGACATGTGGAGATAAATCTGGGAGATGTTGTGCATAACGGACGGATCAACGAGAAATATCATCTAATCGATTCGAAGCATGGAGTTATACATGTCGAGATTCGATGGGATACAGTTTAA
- the LOC136227598 gene encoding synaptotagmin-3 isoform X3, whose amino-acid sequence MLDEILPEIPLWVKCPDYERVDWLNKFLLDMWPYLDKAICATIKTTAKPIFAEYIGKYGIEAIEFKHMTLGTLPPALYGMKVYETNEKDLVMEPVMRWAGNPDIVLVLKLMSLQFTVQLVDLQIFAAPRITLKPLVPTFPCFANIEVSLMERPHVDFGLKILGGDVMSIPGLYRLVQDTIKKQVAHLYLWPQFLEIPVLDASTVAVKKPVGILHVKVVRAMKLLKADILGTSDPYVKLSLTGEKLTTKKTTVKKKNLNPEWNENFKIVVKDPQSQALQVEVFDWDKVGGHDRLGRQMVPLKALTAYDMKEFTLDLLKDTNISDPRDKKKRGQVVVELTYVPFKQDSKKSNEDSDCGSDNEEEVSISGAGLLSVIVQGAEDVEGENHNNPYALVLFRGETKKTKMIKKTRDPRWNEEFQYTLDQPPLHEKIRIEIMSKRMRFSFRSKESLGHVEINLGDVVHNGRINEKYHLIDSKHGVIHVEIRWDTV is encoded by the exons ATGTTGGATGAAATTCTTCCAGAGATTCCGTTATGGGTGAAATGCCCAGATTATGAACGG GTAGATTGGTTGAACAAGTTTCTGTTGGATATGTGGCCTTACCTTGATAAG GCGATCTGTGCTACCATAAAAACCACAGCAAAGCCTATATTTGCAGAGTATATCGGGAAATACGGGATTGAAGCTATTGAATTTAAGCATATGACCCTTGGAACTCTTCCTCCAGCGCTTTATG GTATGAAAGTCTACGAAACGAATGAGAAGGATTTAGTCATGGAACCGGTAATGAGGTGGGCTGGAAATCCAGACATTGTTTTGGTGTTAAAGCTAATGTCTCTGCAATTTACAGTTCAG TTAGTTGATTTGCAAATATTCGCGGCACCACGGATAACTTTGAAACCTCTAGTACCAACATTTCCATGTTTTGCAAACATTGAAGTATCCTTGATGGAAAGG CCTCATGTAGATTTCGGACTAAAGATTCTGGGAGGGGATGTAATGTCAATACCTGGTCTTTACCGTCTTGTTCAG GATACGATCAAAAAACAAGTAGCACACCTCTACCTTTGGCCTCAATTTCTTGAAATACCAGTCCTCGATGCATCAAC cGTGGCTGTAAAGAAGCCTGTGGGAATACTGCATGTGAAGGTTGTGCGGGCAATGAAACTCTTAAAGGCTGATATCTTGGGAACATCTGATCCCTATGTCAAACTCAGCCTGACTGGAGAAAAGCTTACCACAAAGAAGACCACAgtcaagaagaaaaatttgaATCCTGAGTGGAACGAGAACTTCAAGATTGTTGTCAAGGATCCTCAATCTCAGGCACTTCAAGTAGAAGTTTTCGATTGGGATAAG GTGGGCGGACATGACAGATTAGGAAGGCAGATGGTTCCCCTGAAGGCGCTGACAGCATATGACATGAAGGAATTTACTCTTGATTTGCTGAAAGACACTAATATTTCTGATCCTCGAGACAAGAAGAAAAGAGGGCAAGTTGTGGTtgagctgacctatgtgccctTCAAACAAGATAGTAAAAAGTCGAATGAAGACTCGGATTGTGGAAGTGATAATGAGGAAGAGGTATCGATCAGCGGTGCAGGTTTACTTTCAGTTATCGTTCAAGGAGCCGAAGATGTAGAAGGAGAGAACCACAATAATCCATATGCTCTAGTCCTTTTCCGGGGAGAAACAAAGAAAACTAAG ATGATTAAAAAAACTCGTGATCCGCGCTGGAACGAGGAATTTCAGTACACACTTGATCAACCTCCTTTACATGAAAAGATTCGCATTGAGATTATGAGCAAGCGGATGCGCTTTAGTTTTCGATCGAAG GAATCACTGGGACATGTGGAGATAAATCTGGGAGATGTTGTGCATAACGGACGGATCAACGAGAAATATCATCTAATCGATTCGAAGCATGGAGTTATACATGTCGAGATTCGATGGGATACAGTTTAA